From one Leptospira stimsonii genomic stretch:
- a CDS encoding SpoIIE family protein phosphatase: protein MRNILLLFISLILLSFALLIGVLQTSSESLRPPFYYYPNGTIIQTNEEYPGVLGKKVDLLELEIAVKMAESGQSYENGIHVYDKGVSETIPVILAPKSDYSVLKDFTRDILISLIYLSVAIWFFFYTRDVYMLLLFGSLSCLSLFNFFLVGFHEFHFLFFFFLYFTSFVILNISFRLRGKELPTRWFAPELIFSLIAGFVGRSQKADPHIFGILATNGVYFILLCSVICIFFLILDSIRNLFPLQSLFKKLSLILAFSAISILPFVSVEFSEIISPDLSKLLILFAFLIFPVLIIYGTFTYSIVPVQIAFSSSLTSIYLILMLAGGYLFLLGAFFKFNPIAADKYLEEFNILFLSISIYTLSSLNRRLSNLVDTWSFKRNQKLHTALEKVSAMISAPISMRATINSLMRKVSEALDISKVLVLIPADKFPRTDLRNINFIRISSSSEIWQYFAANTEVTVTTHLAYGLGIRESVYKFLHNSGIQLTYPIFNYSKGKEVLGVFLVGEKNNRKNFNLGELHFLKECTRMASMLLQNYALLAEEVEKKRIVRDLNMAAIIDKTLHVAEGGSIKGTQIGFFSIPAVGISGDYLDIQKLNSNRMLLALGDVSGHGLGTGYLVSAIRGIIQNQIRKKSDLSTIFKVINSFLIERYRGSEFMTFICGEYNSQEETFKYINAGHSSPICIRKSGKIELRTETQRVLGVLPTEYKHLTIPIYPGDKLILFTDGITETFNENEEIFGDENFLNLLKSNHHLNPQDLADLVLKTIQDFRGIKDPSDDISFICVEVNDKPS, encoded by the coding sequence GTGAGAAACATTCTTTTACTTTTTATCTCTTTGATTCTACTGAGCTTTGCGCTTCTCATCGGCGTTTTACAAACTTCCTCCGAAAGTTTACGACCGCCGTTTTATTATTATCCGAATGGAACCATCATTCAAACGAACGAGGAATATCCCGGCGTACTCGGTAAAAAAGTGGATCTTCTCGAATTGGAGATCGCGGTTAAGATGGCTGAATCCGGTCAATCTTACGAAAACGGAATTCACGTCTACGACAAGGGAGTAAGCGAAACGATTCCGGTGATCCTCGCGCCGAAGTCGGATTATTCGGTCTTAAAGGATTTCACGCGCGATATTTTGATTTCGTTGATCTATCTTTCCGTGGCGATCTGGTTTTTCTTTTATACGAGAGACGTTTATATGCTCTTGTTATTCGGATCCTTATCTTGTTTGAGTCTTTTTAATTTTTTTCTGGTGGGATTTCACGAATTTCATTTTTTATTCTTCTTCTTTTTATATTTCACTTCGTTCGTAATTCTCAACATATCGTTTCGATTGAGAGGAAAAGAATTACCCACAAGATGGTTTGCACCGGAACTTATCTTTTCTCTCATCGCCGGTTTTGTTGGACGTTCTCAAAAAGCAGACCCGCATATTTTCGGAATTCTCGCAACCAACGGGGTTTATTTTATTCTTCTTTGTTCCGTGATCTGTATCTTCTTTTTGATTTTGGATTCCATTCGGAATTTATTTCCTCTTCAGAGTTTGTTCAAAAAGCTCAGCCTGATCCTTGCTTTCAGCGCAATCTCCATTCTTCCCTTTGTTTCCGTGGAATTTTCAGAGATCATCTCACCGGATCTTTCGAAACTTTTGATCTTATTCGCGTTTCTGATTTTTCCGGTTTTGATCATCTACGGAACATTTACATATTCGATCGTTCCGGTTCAGATTGCATTTAGCTCTTCACTGACTTCCATTTATCTGATTTTGATGTTAGCGGGAGGTTATCTCTTCCTCTTAGGAGCCTTCTTTAAGTTCAATCCGATTGCGGCGGACAAGTATTTGGAAGAATTCAATATTCTGTTTCTTTCGATAAGTATCTACACTCTAAGTTCCTTGAATCGCAGACTTTCCAATCTCGTGGATACTTGGAGTTTTAAGAGGAATCAAAAATTACATACAGCTCTTGAAAAAGTATCCGCGATGATCAGCGCTCCGATTTCAATGAGAGCCACGATCAACAGTCTGATGCGAAAAGTTTCGGAAGCTTTGGATATCAGCAAGGTTCTTGTATTGATTCCTGCGGATAAATTTCCGAGAACCGATCTAAGGAACATCAACTTCATCAGAATTTCCTCCAGCTCCGAAATTTGGCAATATTTCGCGGCAAATACGGAAGTTACCGTAACAACTCACCTCGCATACGGATTAGGAATCAGAGAATCGGTTTATAAATTCCTTCACAACTCCGGAATACAGCTAACGTATCCCATTTTCAACTATTCCAAAGGGAAAGAAGTTCTCGGTGTGTTTCTTGTCGGAGAGAAGAACAATCGAAAGAACTTTAATCTCGGAGAACTTCATTTTCTGAAAGAATGTACAAGAATGGCCTCCATGTTACTGCAAAACTACGCGTTATTAGCGGAAGAAGTGGAAAAAAAGAGAATCGTTCGTGATCTCAACATGGCCGCGATCATCGATAAGACGCTCCACGTTGCGGAAGGAGGATCGATCAAGGGAACACAGATCGGATTCTTCTCGATTCCAGCCGTTGGGATCTCCGGAGATTACTTAGACATTCAAAAATTGAATTCAAATCGAATGTTGTTGGCTTTAGGAGACGTTTCAGGCCATGGATTGGGAACAGGATACCTTGTAAGTGCGATCAGAGGCATCATTCAGAATCAAATCCGTAAAAAATCGGACTTATCGACGATTTTCAAAGTAATCAATTCGTTTCTCATCGAACGTTATCGAGGAAGCGAGTTCATGACTTTTATCTGCGGAGAGTACAATTCTCAAGAAGAAACGTTCAAATATATCAATGCAGGTCACTCTTCACCCATTTGTATTCGAAAAAGCGGTAAAATAGAATTGAGAACCGAGACACAAAGAGTTCTCGGAGTATTGCCTACCGAGTATAAACACTTAACGATACCGATTTATCCAGGTGATAAATTAATTTTATTCACCGATGGCATCACTGAAACGTTCAATGAGAATGAAGAAATCTTCGGAGATGAGAATTTTTTAAATCTTTTAAAGAGTAATCATCATTTGAATCCACAAGATCTTGCTGATCTTGTATTAAAAACGATTCAAGACTTTCGCGGAATCAAAGATCCAAGCGATGATATATCTTTTATCTGTGTTGAAGTGAATGATAAGCCTTCATGA
- a CDS encoding MaoC family dehydratase encodes MYQKGKSYGEIQIGDKASFSKTITETDIYLFAGISGDFNPLHVDEEYAKTTMFGTRIAHGGLAASLLAPVLGMKLPGLGTVALETVTKFRKPVYPGDTITCTVEVKSKVERLKMVEMKILWTNQKGDTIGKGECKVLPPDPNS; translated from the coding sequence ATGTACCAAAAAGGGAAATCCTACGGAGAAATTCAAATCGGCGATAAAGCGAGTTTTTCAAAGACGATCACGGAAACGGACATTTATCTTTTTGCAGGTATCAGCGGGGATTTTAATCCACTTCACGTGGACGAAGAATATGCAAAGACGACCATGTTCGGAACAAGGATCGCACACGGGGGGCTCGCGGCCTCTTTACTCGCGCCGGTTTTGGGAATGAAACTCCCCGGGTTGGGAACCGTCGCTTTGGAAACGGTGACCAAGTTTCGAAAACCGGTATATCCCGGAGATACGATCACATGTACCGTCGAAGTAAAATCTAAAGTCGAGAGATTAAAGATGGTGGAGATGAAAATTCTCTGGACCAATCAAAAAGGGGACACGATCGGAAAGGGGGAATGTAAGGTTCTTCCGCCGGACCCAAATTCTTGA
- the ligA gene encoding NAD-dependent DNA ligase LigA — translation MAKKKETVDKSLSEKEAKKEITKLMDEIRIHQHSYYVKNNATISDFEFDKLFRRLQDLEEQFPQLKDPASPTLVVGSDLDKDFEKFQHKLPVLSLINTYNDEELLDWVNKTDPEGIYSVEWKIDGASIVLYYENGMLQNGVTRGSGGIGDDVTDNIRTIRNIPLRLPDATSVYLRGEVFMTYKDFEEFNELSSGKYANPRNLAAGSIKQKNSSDTAKRPLRIFTYDATFPNQTKKLKTHQEILSQLEKLKFPLAPDTVYVTGSKIAKTIKDFKKRKETLGFPTDGLVIKLNDISKRDALGYTSHSPRWARAYKFDAVMKESKIVAITYAVGRTGKITPRAEIEPVSLAGTTVTFATLHNQDYIDELGVGIGAIVRVAKRGEIIPAVEEVVTPGKDVFKIPDRCPSCKTKTIKKDGLVDLFCPNSDCPDRVKNGIIFFCQRKQMDIEGLGDKQIEFLYDHDYIRSIADLYDLKDKKEKLMEEEGFGEKSVSIILKGIEDSKQKDFRFVLPSIGLPEIGHKVTELLIEHGVNSIDQILDISKNPKKIESLLEIPGIGPSTVQAFGENFKDKKILKLLERLKKAGLKMKADPIKVADRQPFAGQSWCVTGSFENFQPRDKAMDLIVYYGGRKVSAVSSKTTHLLAGPGAGSKLEKANELGITVFDENQFLDLLKSQGIDFRN, via the coding sequence ATGGCTAAGAAAAAAGAGACCGTAGACAAATCTCTTTCCGAGAAAGAGGCAAAGAAAGAAATAACCAAGTTGATGGATGAGATTCGTATTCATCAACATTCTTATTACGTAAAGAATAACGCTACGATTTCTGATTTCGAATTCGATAAACTTTTTCGAAGACTACAGGATCTTGAGGAACAATTTCCTCAACTGAAAGATCCCGCCAGCCCGACCTTAGTCGTCGGATCCGACTTGGACAAAGACTTTGAAAAATTTCAGCACAAACTTCCGGTTCTTTCTTTGATCAATACTTACAACGATGAGGAACTTTTGGATTGGGTCAACAAAACCGATCCGGAAGGAATTTATTCGGTAGAATGGAAAATTGACGGAGCTTCTATCGTTCTATATTATGAAAATGGAATGTTGCAGAATGGCGTAACTCGCGGTTCCGGAGGAATCGGAGACGACGTAACCGATAATATTAGAACAATTCGAAATATCCCGCTTCGATTGCCGGATGCTACGAGCGTCTATTTGCGGGGCGAAGTTTTTATGACATATAAAGACTTCGAAGAATTCAACGAACTTTCTTCCGGTAAATACGCAAATCCTCGGAATCTTGCGGCTGGATCCATCAAACAAAAGAATTCTTCGGATACCGCAAAACGTCCTTTGAGAATTTTTACATACGACGCGACCTTTCCCAATCAAACTAAAAAACTAAAAACTCATCAGGAAATTCTTTCTCAGTTAGAAAAGCTGAAATTTCCATTGGCTCCTGATACCGTCTATGTGACCGGGTCCAAGATCGCGAAGACAATCAAAGATTTCAAAAAGAGGAAGGAGACTCTTGGGTTTCCAACGGATGGACTTGTCATCAAGCTAAACGATATTTCGAAAAGAGACGCTTTGGGTTATACTTCCCATTCACCGCGTTGGGCTCGTGCTTATAAATTCGACGCAGTGATGAAGGAAAGTAAGATCGTAGCGATCACTTATGCGGTCGGGCGCACCGGAAAAATTACACCGAGAGCGGAAATAGAACCGGTAAGTTTAGCGGGAACCACCGTAACTTTTGCCACCTTACACAACCAAGACTATATCGACGAACTCGGAGTTGGAATCGGAGCGATCGTTAGAGTCGCTAAAAGAGGCGAGATCATTCCGGCGGTAGAAGAGGTCGTAACTCCGGGTAAGGATGTCTTTAAGATTCCGGATCGTTGTCCTTCGTGTAAAACAAAAACGATTAAGAAAGACGGCTTGGTCGATTTGTTTTGTCCGAACTCCGATTGCCCTGATCGAGTGAAGAATGGAATCATTTTTTTCTGTCAAAGAAAACAAATGGACATCGAAGGACTCGGAGATAAACAGATCGAATTCTTATATGATCATGATTATATTCGATCCATTGCCGATCTTTACGATCTAAAAGATAAAAAAGAAAAGCTAATGGAAGAGGAAGGTTTCGGAGAAAAGAGCGTTTCCATCATTCTCAAAGGAATCGAAGATTCCAAACAAAAAGATTTCCGATTCGTTCTTCCTTCGATCGGGCTTCCCGAGATCGGTCATAAGGTTACGGAATTATTGATTGAACACGGTGTTAATTCTATCGATCAAATTTTGGACATTTCGAAAAATCCAAAGAAGATCGAATCGCTTTTGGAAATTCCCGGCATCGGCCCTTCTACGGTTCAAGCGTTCGGAGAGAATTTCAAAGATAAGAAGATTCTAAAATTACTAGAAAGACTCAAGAAAGCCGGACTCAAGATGAAAGCCGATCCTATAAAAGTCGCCGATCGTCAACCGTTTGCCGGCCAATCCTGGTGCGTGACCGGATCCTTTGAAAACTTTCAGCCGAGAGATAAGGCGATGGATTTGATCGTCTATTACGGTGGAAGAAAAGTAAGCGCCGTGAGTTCGAAAACGACCCATCTTTTAGCCGGTCCCGGTGCCGGTTCTAAATTAGAAAAAGCGAATGAACTTGGAATCACCGTTTTTGATGAAAATCAATTCTTAGATTTGTTGAAGTCGCAAGGAATCGATTTTAGAAATTGA
- a CDS encoding acyl-CoA dehydrogenase family protein — MLFLNPYLKNEDRDFYITVKEFAKERALPTVEQRDEDCTWDDELWKEMGSMGLLGIPLPEQYGGQGGSCFQCCLAQEAFNAGSLDSGFGLSWGAHMIIGTLPILFQGTEAQKNKYLPKLASGEWIAGLGLTEPDSGSDAAGMRTFAEKTQGGFILNGSKMYITNGPNGQVFIVMARTTKSRGPMGVSAFIVESNMKGFKVSKVLKKLGHNTSTTAELSFEDMFVPEENLLGPLNSGFLRIGKATLEWERTVLLAALMGGMEYSIESCLQYAWNRHQFGKPILSFFAMKEKIARTWVYLCAARRVIYFVARKKDAEPDVSLPMESSIVKVYASEVSEEVASDAVQIFGGMGYMREVPVSRLYRDVKLGTIGGGTSEVQRSIISASYGGYDKFKNIIESAVSEETRIASEKKIKDNPVAKLITKLEKLIRTVGENPERKKRQPFEFGFADLLTLTTILKLSVWDLLEDSNHYKVSDKERDIQILAYYLTARYIRGIGYLKELDEQGVNEFLKAFGDLTVPEKEVENCIEFLKEGILGATAVSA; from the coding sequence ATGTTGTTTTTAAATCCATATTTAAAAAACGAAGATAGAGACTTTTATATCACGGTAAAGGAATTCGCAAAAGAAAGAGCGCTTCCAACCGTGGAACAAAGAGACGAAGACTGCACCTGGGATGATGAACTTTGGAAAGAGATGGGAAGTATGGGATTACTTGGAATTCCTCTTCCGGAACAATACGGAGGACAAGGAGGAAGTTGCTTCCAGTGTTGTCTCGCGCAGGAAGCGTTTAACGCCGGTTCGTTGGACTCAGGGTTCGGACTTTCCTGGGGGGCGCACATGATCATAGGGACTCTTCCGATTCTTTTTCAAGGAACGGAGGCACAAAAGAATAAATATTTACCGAAGCTCGCTTCCGGTGAATGGATTGCCGGTTTAGGTTTAACTGAACCGGATTCCGGTTCCGATGCGGCGGGAATGAGAACTTTCGCGGAAAAAACGCAAGGCGGTTTTATTCTGAACGGAAGTAAGATGTATATCACGAACGGTCCGAATGGACAAGTTTTTATCGTGATGGCTCGAACGACAAAGTCTCGCGGTCCGATGGGAGTTTCCGCGTTTATCGTAGAATCCAATATGAAAGGATTCAAAGTTTCTAAAGTTCTAAAAAAATTAGGCCACAACACTTCCACGACCGCTGAACTTTCTTTCGAAGATATGTTCGTTCCTGAGGAAAATTTACTCGGTCCTCTCAATTCCGGTTTTTTAAGAATCGGAAAAGCCACCTTGGAATGGGAAAGAACGGTTCTTCTTGCCGCTTTAATGGGAGGAATGGAATATTCAATAGAGAGTTGTTTACAATACGCTTGGAATCGACATCAGTTCGGGAAACCGATTCTTTCCTTTTTTGCGATGAAGGAAAAAATAGCGAGAACCTGGGTTTATCTCTGCGCGGCAAGAAGGGTCATTTATTTCGTCGCACGCAAAAAAGATGCAGAACCGGATGTGAGTCTTCCGATGGAAAGCTCGATCGTAAAAGTTTACGCTTCCGAAGTGAGTGAAGAAGTAGCATCGGATGCGGTTCAGATTTTCGGTGGAATGGGTTATATGAGAGAAGTTCCCGTAAGCCGTCTTTATAGGGATGTAAAACTCGGCACCATCGGAGGTGGTACTTCCGAAGTACAGAGAAGTATCATTTCAGCAAGTTATGGCGGTTACGATAAATTTAAGAATATCATTGAGAGCGCAGTTTCCGAAGAAACTCGGATCGCCTCCGAGAAAAAAATCAAAGACAATCCCGTTGCAAAGCTGATTACAAAGCTCGAGAAACTCATTCGCACGGTTGGAGAGAATCCGGAAAGAAAAAAAAGACAACCTTTTGAATTCGGCTTTGCCGATCTTCTGACCTTGACCACCATTCTCAAATTAAGCGTTTGGGATTTGCTCGAAGACAGCAATCATTACAAGGTTTCCGATAAGGAAAGAGATATTCAAATTCTTGCATATTATTTGACTGCTCGTTATATACGCGGAATCGGTTATCTAAAAGAATTGGATGAACAAGGTGTTAACGAATTCTTAAAGGCATTTGGCGATTTAACCGTTCCGGAAAAGGAAGTCGAAAACTGCATCGAATTCTTAAAAGAGGGAATCCTCGGAGCTACTGCGGTTTCCGCATAA
- a CDS encoding suppressor of fused domain protein — MNQTMEPKVIYQEANPYGTFTAFLEDDGRTVYLYLQGEQNPEFGIKSVWVCNRVEAPEQRIREDLSDGLAPILLKSEVLDSKPHAALEEKDLYFIWTEEGDGVALFYKETLYAFLPPWSGIKGFHGYSIHAKVDSLTAYPLGNSEFGVIPDRVQASRDFWEARSKKGAWKEIQEKRLHFLESKLGKHDKYWSADGGKYPQLGIVRFRSPENPDVWIYTTIGMSAQNMPSVELFHKDYEDYARIELVLSVKIGSEGLERSESWVPHLIGELIRFPWNMAKWFGNGHTISMSRKDPEALYLNFTSILFRDLETFSPGENVPDLRGLISENGKQIRFLSLLPVSEEEKEYAQKDGIQSFNQIWDEKNFPWFHDAERHSLI; from the coding sequence ATGAATCAAACGATGGAACCAAAAGTTATTTACCAAGAGGCCAATCCTTACGGAACCTTCACCGCGTTTTTGGAAGACGACGGAAGGACGGTTTATCTCTATCTCCAAGGAGAACAAAATCCCGAGTTCGGCATCAAGTCCGTCTGGGTTTGCAATCGAGTCGAGGCGCCTGAGCAGAGAATTCGAGAAGACCTTTCCGATGGATTAGCACCGATTCTTCTCAAATCGGAAGTATTGGATTCTAAACCTCATGCGGCACTAGAAGAAAAAGATCTCTATTTTATTTGGACGGAAGAAGGAGACGGAGTCGCTCTTTTTTACAAGGAAACGTTGTATGCGTTTCTTCCTCCTTGGTCCGGGATCAAAGGATTTCACGGTTATTCGATTCATGCGAAAGTAGATTCACTCACTGCATATCCTTTGGGAAATTCCGAATTCGGCGTAATTCCGGATCGGGTCCAAGCTTCTCGAGATTTTTGGGAAGCACGTTCTAAAAAAGGCGCTTGGAAAGAAATTCAAGAGAAACGTCTTCATTTCTTGGAATCGAAACTAGGAAAACACGATAAATATTGGTCCGCTGACGGTGGAAAATATCCTCAACTCGGAATTGTTCGGTTTCGTTCACCTGAGAATCCTGATGTTTGGATTTATACCACTATCGGAATGAGCGCTCAGAATATGCCTTCCGTAGAGCTCTTCCACAAGGATTATGAGGACTACGCGCGTATCGAGCTTGTATTGTCGGTAAAGATCGGTTCCGAAGGCCTGGAGAGATCGGAGTCATGGGTTCCCCATCTAATCGGCGAACTCATCCGTTTTCCTTGGAATATGGCGAAATGGTTCGGTAACGGACATACGATTTCCATGTCTCGGAAGGATCCCGAAGCCCTGTATCTCAATTTCACTTCGATTTTATTTCGAGATTTAGAAACCTTTTCTCCTGGTGAGAACGTACCCGATTTAAGAGGTCTGATTTCTGAAAATGGAAAACAGATTCGATTCTTATCGTTATTACCCGTTTCGGAAGAAGAAAAAGAATACGCACAGAAAGATGGAATTCAATCCTTCAATCAGATCTGGGACGAAAAGAACTTTCCTTGGTTTCATGACGCGGAAAGACATTCACTTATCTAA
- a CDS encoding thiolase C-terminal domain-containing protein, translated as MNPVLLGISDSIANDFPEEYKEWSGEKKVLEHYKKSISDLLQFLEMKPEVLQNLLTDFVSIEPASLGKSGYGHSVRIANELGYTGFRSHLIDLGGASVTGAIGQARMILQSDPEAVVLVAAADIPKSSFKQVSDLKRLNETVCHPVFELNYGATLIAMYGLLMKRMMFEHEISQKDLEDITRRFRSNAISNPRASVYQQEITEKQISRTIADPYSTPMIAIVTDHGFATLLMSEKKAKKLQAQGKLRKDLAPMYLIGSGHAAHSEYFMLKGDFATPAGLAGEIAFASAGIQREDIDYAWIYDCFTGMVILQSSEYFGLSKKEIAQTLKNGELQFKNGKKIKINEMGGILNYQAAMSMSAATGLIDLAAHYGLYSKAVPNIQVTRPGKSLLGGNGGVDSINSVAIFSSESFKVKSKSVKRPKLFLNQNGAKQNEIGTVYSSTTVNMNPGSFTKAPYSLVLVKMKSGRYVMVNAYNKNGELLKTDETLEIDRSKLKIVNENGFLKGILS; from the coding sequence ATGAATCCCGTTTTATTAGGAATTAGCGATTCGATCGCAAACGATTTTCCGGAAGAATACAAAGAATGGTCCGGAGAAAAAAAAGTATTAGAACATTATAAAAAATCAATATCCGATCTTCTTCAGTTTTTGGAAATGAAACCGGAAGTTCTTCAGAATCTTCTCACGGATTTTGTGAGTATAGAGCCCGCTTCATTAGGTAAGTCAGGTTATGGACACAGCGTCCGTATTGCGAATGAACTCGGTTATACGGGATTTCGTTCGCATTTGATCGATTTGGGCGGCGCGAGTGTAACCGGTGCGATCGGACAAGCAAGAATGATTCTTCAATCCGATCCGGAAGCGGTGGTTTTAGTCGCCGCGGCGGATATCCCTAAATCTTCTTTCAAACAGGTTTCCGACTTGAAACGTTTGAATGAAACCGTTTGTCATCCGGTTTTCGAGCTGAACTATGGCGCGACGTTGATTGCTATGTACGGACTTCTTATGAAAAGAATGATGTTCGAGCACGAAATCAGTCAAAAGGATTTAGAAGATATCACAAGACGATTTCGATCCAACGCGATTTCCAATCCGAGGGCGAGCGTTTATCAACAAGAAATTACCGAAAAACAAATCTCTCGTACGATTGCGGATCCGTATTCTACTCCGATGATCGCCATTGTTACCGATCACGGCTTTGCAACCTTACTTATGTCCGAGAAAAAAGCGAAGAAGCTTCAAGCTCAAGGAAAACTAAGAAAGGATTTGGCACCGATGTATCTTATCGGCTCCGGTCATGCGGCTCACTCGGAGTATTTTATGCTCAAAGGTGATTTTGCGACTCCTGCGGGATTGGCTGGAGAAATCGCGTTTGCTTCTGCTGGAATACAAAGGGAGGACATCGATTACGCGTGGATCTACGATTGTTTTACCGGGATGGTGATTCTTCAATCCTCCGAATATTTCGGATTATCGAAGAAAGAAATTGCACAAACTCTGAAGAACGGAGAGCTACAATTTAAGAATGGAAAAAAAATTAAGATCAATGAGATGGGCGGAATTTTAAATTACCAGGCCGCCATGTCTATGTCTGCCGCAACCGGGTTAATCGACCTTGCGGCGCATTACGGATTGTATTCTAAAGCAGTTCCGAACATTCAAGTGACACGACCTGGAAAATCTCTCTTGGGTGGAAACGGCGGCGTGGATAGCATCAATTCCGTTGCGATTTTTTCATCAGAATCTTTTAAAGTAAAATCGAAGTCCGTAAAACGTCCGAAACTCTTCTTAAACCAGAACGGCGCAAAACAAAACGAGATTGGAACGGTTTATTCTTCTACAACCGTTAACATGAACCCCGGTTCTTTTACAAAAGCGCCTTATTCACTTGTCCTCGTGAAGATGAAATCCGGTAGATATGTTATGGTAAATGCATATAATAAGAATGGCGAGCTCCTAAAAACGGACGAAACACTAGAAATCGATCGTTCGAAATTAAAAATTGTAAATGAAAACGGTTTTTTAAAAGGAATTTTATCTTGA
- a CDS encoding AMP-dependent synthetase/ligase: METDFKYLYDLLERSAKRFPNKETFCKRTQNGIQGRTFSTLKDQVDELTAGLIAEGITKEDKVVYLCDSSVNWFLADLAIISSGAVCVPRGTDVVDEDILYIVNHSESRYAMVQRDKDKARLVQLALQIPGIKKVFVLEDDKGELRSGPESVLSLIHSGREFLRSHPNAVRDRLKEKSPDELATLIYTSGTTGAPKGVMLNQTGWISAVEKVIGFAGLTSEDSGVSLLPPWHAFERAIEYCTVALGVTFLISNITSLKEDLRDFRPTLFPSVPRIWESLYNGIMAKVSKESAFKRALFHFFLKVGMIWSLNKSILFGYDFQIEKPSFFKESTRRLLALLKLTFLSPLKVLAILIFSSVHKALGGRLRVSVSAGSALPSVVDKFLSAIGLIVLEGYGMTETSAVTSIRKPKKPSSGTVGIPVAGYEYRLKDEAGNPIPKGSTKKGTLWLKSKQILMGYYKRPELNEVVFDKDGFFDTGDIMRVNYRGELSFAGRAKDTIVLTGGENIEPVPIEDQLLNSPFINQVMVTGHESKHLVVLIVPDFDRMKTEIEGIPEDPAQWNQNPKVREVFKKEISSRISRKGGFKAFELIPQNAFYVVPRPFDPDKEMTRTLKMKRNEILENFKKEVMELTK; encoded by the coding sequence TTGGAGACAGATTTTAAATACTTATACGATCTTTTGGAACGGTCCGCGAAGCGTTTTCCGAACAAAGAAACATTTTGTAAGAGAACTCAGAACGGAATTCAGGGAAGGACTTTCTCCACTCTCAAGGACCAAGTCGATGAACTTACGGCGGGCCTAATCGCTGAAGGAATTACAAAAGAAGACAAGGTCGTTTATCTTTGCGATTCGAGTGTGAATTGGTTTTTAGCGGACTTGGCGATCATCAGCTCGGGGGCGGTCTGCGTTCCGAGAGGAACCGATGTCGTAGACGAGGATATTCTTTATATAGTCAATCATTCGGAAAGTAGATACGCGATGGTTCAAAGGGATAAAGATAAGGCGCGATTGGTTCAACTCGCTTTACAAATTCCCGGGATCAAAAAAGTTTTCGTCTTAGAAGATGATAAGGGAGAATTGAGATCTGGTCCGGAAAGTGTTCTGAGTTTGATCCATTCCGGAAGAGAATTTCTAAGAAGTCATCCGAACGCCGTGAGAGATCGTTTGAAGGAGAAGTCTCCGGATGAACTTGCGACTCTGATTTATACATCGGGGACGACGGGGGCTCCAAAAGGAGTCATGCTCAATCAAACCGGTTGGATTTCTGCTGTGGAAAAAGTAATCGGTTTTGCGGGTTTGACCTCGGAAGATTCGGGTGTTAGCCTTCTTCCTCCTTGGCACGCATTTGAACGGGCGATAGAATATTGCACCGTTGCTCTTGGAGTCACATTCTTAATTTCTAATATTACTTCTTTGAAAGAGGACCTTCGGGACTTTCGTCCGACTCTTTTTCCTTCCGTACCGCGAATTTGGGAATCTTTGTATAACGGAATCATGGCGAAGGTCTCCAAAGAATCGGCTTTCAAAAGGGCTTTGTTTCATTTTTTCCTGAAAGTTGGAATGATCTGGTCGCTTAACAAATCCATTCTTTTCGGATATGACTTTCAAATCGAAAAACCTTCGTTTTTCAAAGAATCCACGAGACGTTTACTCGCGCTCTTGAAACTAACCTTTCTTTCTCCGCTCAAGGTCCTTGCGATTCTAATCTTCTCATCGGTTCATAAGGCGTTAGGTGGAAGATTAAGAGTATCCGTATCTGCCGGAAGTGCGCTTCCGAGTGTTGTAGATAAATTCTTATCTGCGATCGGTTTGATCGTTTTAGAAGGATACGGAATGACGGAAACTTCCGCCGTGACGTCGATTCGAAAACCGAAAAAACCTTCTTCCGGAACGGTCGGAATTCCGGTGGCAGGTTATGAGTATCGTTTAAAAGACGAAGCCGGAAATCCGATTCCGAAAGGAAGTACGAAAAAAGGGACTCTCTGGCTCAAATCGAAACAAATCCTTATGGGTTATTACAAACGTCCCGAACTCAACGAAGTCGTTTTTGACAAGGACGGTTTTTTTGATACCGGGGATATCATGCGAGTGAATTATAGAGGAGAACTTTCCTTTGCCGGGCGCGCGAAGGACACGATCGTCCTTACTGGCGGAGAAAATATCGAACCGGTTCCGATCGAGGATCAACTACTCAATTCTCCATTTATCAATCAGGTCATGGTTACAGGACACGAAAGTAAACATCTTGTTGTTTTAATTGTGCCGGACTTTGATAGAATGAAAACGGAGATAGAAGGAATTCCCGAAGACCCGGCACAGTGGAATCAAAATCCAAAAGTTCGGGAAGTTTTTAAGAAAGAGATTTCATCCAGAATTTCACGTAAAGGCGGATTTAAGGCGTTCGAATTGATACCACAAAACGCATTTTACGTCGTGCCAAGACCGTTCGATCCGGATAAAGAAATGACTCGAACTTTAAAAATGAAACGAAACGAAATATTAGAAAACTTTAAAAAAGAAGTAATGGAGTTAACTAAGTAA